In Methylobacterium aquaticum, the following are encoded in one genomic region:
- the fliR gene encoding flagellar biosynthesis protein FliR, with amino-acid sequence MTRIGPDSFLAVFLIFCRVGGCLLVVPGFSSPRVPQQVRLLIAGAVSLAIAPLIVPQFETRLAGQVPMQTLAWIVSETLTGLMIGFLGRVFILVLETVMNAASTMVGFGGMPGSPIEGIDPVPAVEGLILLTAVAIIFAADLHWELFRGLVESYSRIPPGEGLGSQLMLTRIVDQVTAAFMLGLRIVAPFILYAIMVNLAAGFVNKLTPTIPVYFVATPFVMFGGLLMLYYLAGEFMTQFLTGYAAWLVRG; translated from the coding sequence GTGACCAGGATCGGGCCGGACAGCTTCCTCGCCGTCTTCCTGATCTTCTGCCGGGTCGGCGGCTGTCTCCTGGTGGTGCCGGGTTTTTCGAGCCCGCGGGTACCGCAGCAGGTCCGGCTCCTCATCGCCGGCGCCGTCTCGCTCGCCATCGCCCCGCTGATCGTGCCGCAATTCGAGACGCGGCTGGCCGGCCAGGTGCCGATGCAGACGCTCGCCTGGATCGTCAGCGAGACCCTGACGGGTCTGATGATCGGCTTTCTCGGCCGGGTGTTCATTCTGGTGCTGGAGACGGTGATGAACGCGGCCTCGACCATGGTCGGCTTCGGCGGCATGCCCGGCTCGCCGATCGAGGGCATCGACCCGGTGCCGGCGGTGGAGGGGCTGATCCTGCTCACCGCGGTCGCGATCATCTTCGCCGCCGACCTGCACTGGGAATTGTTTCGCGGCCTCGTCGAATCCTATTCCCGCATCCCGCCCGGCGAGGGGCTCGGCAGCCAGCTGATGCTGACCCGGATCGTCGACCAGGTCACCGCCGCCTTCATGCTCGGCCTGCGCATCGTCGCGCCGTTCATCCTCTACGCCATCATGGTCAACCTGGCGGCAGGCTTCGTCAACAAGCTCACGCCGACGATCCCGGTCTACTTCGTCGCCACGCCGTTCGTGATGTTCGGTGGCCTTCTCATGCTCTACTATCTCGCGGGCGAGTTCATGACGCAGTTCCTCACCGGCTACGCGGCCTGGCTGGTGCGCGGCTGA